From Spartinivicinus ruber, the proteins below share one genomic window:
- a CDS encoding LemA family protein, with protein MGCIVIVFIYVILIFNGLIKARNLVAAAWADIDVQLQRRHDLVPQLVEIVRAYVKHERDTLQAVVQQRDAAVRAATLSEKAGIETILERTIHQLMVIAEDYPDLKAGENFRDLSDNLVNIEDHLQFSRRFYNGAVRDFNIRIERVPDRLLAGPLGFKAAEFFQAEAESRGAINVGDLS; from the coding sequence ATGGGCTGCATTGTGATTGTGTTCATTTATGTCATCTTGATTTTTAATGGACTGATCAAAGCTCGCAATCTGGTGGCAGCGGCCTGGGCTGATATTGATGTACAACTGCAGCGACGTCACGACCTGGTCCCGCAACTGGTTGAAATTGTCAGGGCCTACGTGAAACATGAACGCGATACGCTGCAAGCGGTTGTCCAGCAACGTGACGCAGCCGTCCGTGCTGCAACACTTAGCGAAAAAGCAGGCATTGAAACGATTCTGGAGAGGACTATACATCAGCTGATGGTCATTGCTGAAGACTATCCAGACCTAAAAGCCGGTGAAAATTTCCGCGATTTGAGTGATAACTTGGTCAATATTGAAGACCACCTGCAGTTTTCGCGCCGGTTCTACAACGGTGCCGTGCGGGACTTCAATATTCGCATTGAGCGGGTGCCAGATCGCCTGCTAGCTGGGCCGCTTGGATTTAAGGCAGCTGAGTTCTTCCAGGCTGAAGCAGAGAGCAGGGGGGCAATCAATGTTGGGGATCTGTCATGA
- a CDS encoding PilZ domain-containing protein: MDSILFTGTHRAPRKTTKWHAALKVKGNIIAVKILNISAQGALINSNYNLIKNELIALMINAKYDKNRLIIYTRALVRHSTIRKNNFYLGLQFIEIARPHQQFITNYIDYNEAGF, translated from the coding sequence ATGGATAGTATTCTCTTTACCGGCACCCATCGTGCTCCCCGCAAGACCACAAAGTGGCATGCTGCACTCAAAGTTAAAGGTAACATTATTGCAGTAAAAATTCTGAACATTTCAGCGCAAGGGGCATTAATTAACTCCAACTATAATCTAATCAAAAATGAACTCATTGCTTTAATGATAAACGCTAAATACGATAAAAATAGGTTGATTATCTATACACGGGCTTTAGTTAGGCACTCCACAATAAGAAAAAATAACTTCTATCTTGGCCTGCAATTTATTGAGATTGCCAGACCACATCAACAATTTATCACAAACTATATTGACTATAATGAGGCCGGTTTCTAG
- a CDS encoding DUF2207 domain-containing protein, with protein sequence MKGEQLRRIGVVRWFALLTFIVLILLPSAQAAEEILSFDSAIQIKQSGDLIVTETITVNAEGNQIRRGIYRDFPTKYKDRYGHNVNVGFEVLGVLRDNENEARHVESMPNGTRVYIGSPDQMLPDGTHTYKLKYRTTFQLGFFEAFDELYFNVTGNGWVFPILKASATVTLPTQVAREHLQTASYTGPQGSTANNAKVEITSPHQVRFETTRPLDAYQGLTIAVGFPKGIVDEPTAADRALRFFSDNLWVLLGLVLPAGLFMFYFRAWQRVGKDPEKGIIIPRYEAPGGYSPASLRYILRMGYDTTCLAAALVNLAVKGYIRIEQKGGFLFSKTFTVHRTESDAKLAPGESIILRRLLGQRKSFSFDKQDHKIIQSVLSAHKRWLEKDFNKKYFILNSNYLVLGWGSSVVVVILMALLGAFPSFAAFVIVGLLLIINTVFSIIMKAPTLRGRKIMDEIEGLKLYLGVAERQDLERQKEPPQTFEEFEKFLPYAVALGCASTWADHFKGVLAAMEQSDELPQRGWYTSTNHVSAANMVSSINALGSSLSSNISSSSTPPGSSSGSGSGSSGGGFSGGGGGGGGGGGW encoded by the coding sequence ATGAAGGGTGAACAGCTGCGCCGCATCGGAGTAGTCCGCTGGTTCGCCCTACTCACTTTTATCGTTCTGATACTCCTTCCAAGCGCACAGGCTGCGGAAGAAATACTCAGCTTTGATTCAGCCATACAGATTAAACAGTCCGGCGACCTGATCGTTACCGAAACTATCACCGTCAATGCGGAAGGCAACCAAATTCGTCGTGGTATCTATCGGGACTTTCCGACCAAGTATAAAGACCGCTACGGTCACAATGTCAATGTCGGTTTTGAGGTGCTCGGTGTACTTCGCGACAATGAAAACGAAGCACGGCATGTCGAAAGTATGCCTAATGGCACCCGAGTTTACATTGGTTCGCCTGACCAGATGCTCCCGGATGGGACACACACCTACAAGCTAAAATACCGTACTACCTTTCAGCTTGGTTTTTTTGAAGCCTTTGATGAGTTGTATTTCAACGTCACAGGTAACGGTTGGGTCTTCCCAATCCTCAAGGCATCGGCAACCGTGACGCTCCCAACGCAGGTAGCCAGAGAGCATCTACAAACCGCCAGCTATACAGGCCCCCAAGGCAGTACTGCCAACAATGCAAAGGTCGAGATCACCAGTCCTCATCAGGTTCGCTTCGAGACAACCCGGCCACTCGACGCATACCAAGGGCTGACCATCGCTGTCGGTTTTCCGAAGGGTATCGTCGATGAACCGACGGCAGCTGACCGAGCACTACGATTCTTCAGTGATAACTTATGGGTTTTGCTGGGCTTAGTGTTGCCAGCTGGCTTGTTCATGTTCTATTTCCGCGCCTGGCAGCGAGTTGGCAAGGATCCGGAAAAAGGTATCATCATCCCGCGCTACGAGGCACCCGGTGGCTATTCGCCAGCTTCACTGCGCTACATCCTGCGGATGGGCTATGACACGACCTGTCTGGCAGCGGCATTGGTCAATCTGGCCGTCAAGGGATACATCCGTATTGAACAAAAGGGGGGCTTCTTATTCTCCAAAACGTTCACCGTCCACCGTACCGAGAGCGATGCCAAACTGGCGCCAGGTGAATCGATTATTCTGCGTCGCCTACTTGGCCAACGCAAGAGCTTCAGTTTCGACAAGCAAGATCATAAGATTATCCAGTCGGTGTTAAGCGCTCATAAACGTTGGCTAGAGAAGGATTTCAACAAGAAATACTTCATTTTGAATAGCAACTATCTTGTGCTGGGTTGGGGTAGCTCCGTGGTTGTTGTCATCCTGATGGCTTTACTGGGTGCATTCCCGTCATTTGCTGCGTTCGTTATTGTGGGACTTCTGTTGATCATCAACACCGTCTTTTCAATCATCATGAAGGCACCAACACTTCGCGGTCGTAAGATCATGGACGAAATCGAAGGCCTGAAGCTGTATCTTGGTGTTGCTGAGCGGCAAGACCTCGAAAGGCAGAAAGAACCACCACAGACCTTCGAGGAATTCGAAAAATTCCTGCCTTATGCTGTCGCACTGGGTTGCGCAAGTACTTGGGCAGATCATTTCAAAGGAGTGCTCGCCGCAATGGAGCAGTCAGATGAGCTGCCGCAGCGTGGCTGGTACACTTCAACCAACCATGTTAGCGCAGCTAACATGGTTTCATCGATCAATGCGCTGGGATCAAGCCTCTCATCTAACATCTCATCCTCATCTACTCCGCCAGGCTCCAGCTCTGGCTCTGGCTCTGGATCGTCCGGTGGAGGCTTCTCTGGTGGTGGCGGAGGAGGCGGCGGTGGTGGAGGCTGGTAA
- a CDS encoding transporter substrate-binding domain-containing protein: protein MAAYQAQLVDEISGQLNQITTTEIHPSVRQRLNQVERWRVGTLADTMPPYVILNDRNELRGIEANYLALLSKQLGIEFTITAYSTVESLLKAADKKQVDLVFASEPDKRFHRRFTFLPALIQAPMGLLTSHQASVVTIDGLQNKTIAVLGQPVWFPLVKSQLPETTTVRTFTSFNSVLKAIERREVVGLLGDSAMANYWLNQVNVHNWQWQSVKGLASLKWFLGSLPGDQPWQEALQAFLKQLRDDERQLLNGPWLKEEAAISRGALALTQEEQAWLKAHPVIRLGVDPNWPPFDALDAKGNHIGIASEYAKIVGQRLGVSIHVVKYKTWSQQIRAIQYGDIDLLAAISKTPSRAQNMLFSRPYAKVPLAIVTAVDAGFVEGLQDLAGKKVVAVSEYDSFEMLRFDYPFIPLIETDSVKSALDMVAKGEAEATVGNLVVMSQMIQQQFLGKLKIAAPVQDRLQDIRLAVRMDWPHLVQLVNKVLASMTPQEHRAIQQKWLAVRYEHAANWRQVLTYLLPVTIVIVIAWALILWWNKRLSAEIDKRRQLELQLSAQLDFQKVLLDTIPNPIFFKDREGKYLGCNRAYEEAFGIYREELVGKTVMEVHEDPIKADEYDADDRSLLDVGGVTHCETQAHYIDGVVHDVLFWKSTFGGQVGQPSGLLGVVVDITERKATERALEQSEERYRNLLSNLTGAVFRYQLDEQSTMLFISDAIESLSGYPATDFINNKVREFDSITHPDDAEHLRKQVHQQVLQQPTYSIEYRIVDKTGQLHWVFERGKAIYDHNRDPLFIDGVIVDITERKAQEEALAKAKEEAEAATQAKSDFLAVMSHEIRTPMNGVMGMLELLCYTTLQADQQRLVDTMRDSATALMQILNDILDFSKIEAGKLKLDYHPVDFSALLESVAGTFAAQAIERQVELRLYIDPYLAKEVKADSVRIRQILFNMLSNAIKFTDMGYVKVSLELQRATAQTQWLALIVEDTGVGISQEKQTKLFEPFSQAEATTTRRYGGTGLGLVICRRLAAMMDGEITLSSTIGKGTMISYNQPFEIITPSKPSVVLNKQSVLTLVQDSFLANCIGKYLSAWGMEQISPKELPRAASDVPNIVQSNQVNCIVAQQYVIQHYWQLDDESSQHWFANLGVPIVLLSPNYDQQIEEIENVGVKLGAQPLFPSLFYRALKVALAIEDYLADRLTAMPKVEVPKLEFAGKILVAEDHPTNQQVIRQQLKLLGVNAHLVENGVEALKAWRTGDYDLIISDCHMPEMDGYTLTQTIREEEQQRGQSRTPVIALTASALAGDAQKCRNAGMDDFITKPVTIPELGKILRYWLGKTIINQRDKKEAVVQQIDEPPDAPVQINQLISLFGDLVLVNKMLRDFISQTQQDVTKLNQSVEAHQAKEVAETAHRIKGAAKIIEANTLAENSLSLEMAAKGGDWSGITHYADQVSGEFTHLQQYFDEQFNQE, encoded by the coding sequence GTGGCGGCTTATCAGGCTCAATTGGTTGATGAGATCAGTGGCCAGCTGAACCAAATCACCACCACAGAAATTCATCCCAGTGTCAGACAACGGCTTAACCAAGTTGAGCGTTGGAGGGTGGGTACCCTTGCGGATACAATGCCTCCCTATGTCATTCTCAATGACCGTAATGAACTACGAGGAATTGAGGCCAATTATCTGGCGTTACTCAGTAAACAGTTAGGCATTGAGTTTACGATAACTGCTTACTCAACAGTGGAGTCACTGCTAAAAGCAGCTGATAAAAAGCAGGTTGATCTGGTGTTTGCCAGTGAACCTGATAAGCGCTTTCATCGCCGGTTTACTTTTTTACCTGCCTTAATTCAAGCGCCGATGGGGTTGCTCACTTCCCATCAGGCTAGTGTAGTGACGATTGACGGGTTGCAAAATAAAACGATTGCAGTACTTGGTCAGCCTGTTTGGTTTCCCTTAGTTAAGTCTCAGTTACCTGAAACGACAACGGTGCGCACCTTTACCTCATTTAATAGTGTGCTAAAGGCAATAGAGCGGCGAGAGGTAGTGGGGCTATTAGGGGATAGTGCTATGGCTAATTACTGGCTGAATCAGGTGAATGTGCATAACTGGCAATGGCAGTCTGTTAAAGGACTGGCCAGTTTAAAGTGGTTCCTTGGTAGCCTACCAGGGGACCAGCCATGGCAAGAGGCACTACAAGCATTTTTAAAACAGTTGAGGGATGATGAGCGGCAACTGCTAAATGGGCCCTGGTTGAAAGAGGAGGCGGCAATTAGCCGAGGGGCGCTGGCATTAACCCAGGAAGAACAAGCTTGGCTTAAAGCTCATCCCGTGATCAGGCTTGGGGTTGATCCAAATTGGCCACCCTTTGATGCCTTAGATGCTAAGGGGAATCATATTGGTATTGCTTCTGAATATGCCAAAATTGTTGGCCAGCGGTTAGGTGTTTCCATTCATGTGGTGAAATATAAAACATGGAGCCAGCAGATCAGAGCCATTCAATATGGCGATATTGATTTATTGGCTGCTATTTCCAAAACCCCTAGTCGTGCTCAGAACATGCTATTTTCCAGGCCTTATGCCAAAGTGCCATTGGCAATTGTTACCGCCGTTGATGCTGGTTTTGTTGAAGGTTTGCAGGATTTAGCAGGCAAGAAAGTGGTCGCAGTGTCGGAGTATGACAGCTTTGAAATGCTACGTTTTGACTATCCTTTTATTCCTCTGATAGAAACCGACTCTGTTAAAAGTGCTCTGGATATGGTGGCTAAAGGTGAAGCAGAAGCGACTGTTGGCAATTTGGTGGTAATGAGCCAAATGATTCAACAGCAGTTTTTAGGCAAGTTAAAGATTGCAGCACCCGTTCAAGATCGCTTGCAGGATATTCGATTAGCCGTACGGATGGACTGGCCTCATCTGGTGCAACTGGTTAACAAAGTGTTGGCCAGTATGACCCCCCAAGAACATCGTGCTATTCAGCAGAAATGGCTAGCGGTTCGTTATGAGCATGCGGCTAACTGGCGTCAGGTGCTGACCTATCTGCTGCCTGTGACAATAGTTATTGTAATTGCCTGGGCTTTGATCCTATGGTGGAACAAACGATTATCTGCTGAAATTGACAAGCGTCGTCAACTGGAATTACAGCTTTCTGCTCAGTTGGACTTTCAAAAAGTATTACTCGATACCATTCCCAACCCCATTTTTTTCAAAGACCGAGAAGGTAAATACTTGGGTTGTAATCGGGCTTATGAAGAAGCTTTTGGTATTTATCGAGAAGAGTTGGTTGGTAAGACTGTAATGGAGGTTCATGAAGACCCGATTAAAGCGGATGAATACGATGCTGATGATCGCTCACTATTAGATGTTGGAGGTGTAACCCACTGCGAAACCCAGGCTCATTACATTGATGGGGTGGTCCACGATGTGTTGTTTTGGAAGTCCACCTTTGGTGGCCAGGTGGGCCAGCCTTCTGGGTTGTTAGGGGTAGTGGTTGATATTACGGAACGCAAGGCTACTGAGCGAGCACTTGAGCAAAGTGAAGAACGGTATCGAAATTTGCTCAGTAATCTGACAGGTGCAGTATTTCGCTATCAGTTGGATGAGCAATCCACAATGTTATTTATCAGTGATGCCATTGAGTCATTGAGTGGTTACCCTGCAACTGACTTCATCAATAACAAAGTACGAGAGTTTGATAGCATTACTCACCCAGATGATGCAGAGCATTTGAGGAAACAAGTACATCAGCAAGTATTGCAGCAGCCAACCTATAGCATTGAATACCGTATAGTAGATAAAACTGGACAGTTACATTGGGTCTTTGAGCGGGGTAAGGCTATTTATGATCATAATAGAGATCCACTCTTCATTGATGGCGTAATTGTTGATATTACTGAGCGTAAAGCTCAGGAAGAGGCACTGGCAAAGGCAAAAGAAGAGGCTGAAGCTGCTACCCAGGCTAAGTCGGACTTTTTGGCAGTGATGAGTCATGAAATTCGCACCCCAATGAATGGTGTGATGGGGATGCTAGAGCTGCTTTGTTATACAACGCTACAAGCTGATCAGCAGCGGCTGGTGGATACCATGCGAGACTCTGCCACTGCTCTGATGCAAATTCTTAATGATATATTGGACTTTTCCAAAATTGAAGCGGGTAAACTCAAGTTGGATTACCACCCAGTTGACTTCAGTGCACTCCTAGAGTCTGTAGCAGGTACCTTTGCTGCTCAAGCTATTGAAAGACAGGTTGAGTTACGCCTGTATATTGACCCATATCTGGCAAAAGAAGTGAAAGCTGATAGCGTCAGAATTCGACAAATCTTATTCAATATGTTGAGTAATGCTATTAAATTTACGGATATGGGCTATGTCAAGGTAAGCCTAGAGTTGCAGCGGGCTACTGCTCAAACCCAATGGTTAGCATTGATTGTTGAAGATACTGGAGTTGGCATCAGTCAGGAAAAACAAACCAAATTGTTTGAACCTTTTAGTCAAGCGGAGGCAACCACTACCCGTCGGTATGGTGGCACTGGCTTGGGGTTAGTCATTTGTCGACGGTTGGCTGCGATGATGGATGGTGAGATTACCCTTTCCAGCACGATCGGAAAGGGAACAATGATTAGTTATAACCAGCCCTTTGAAATTATTACTCCCAGTAAACCGTCTGTAGTGCTTAATAAACAATCGGTTTTAACACTGGTTCAGGACAGTTTTCTAGCCAATTGTATTGGTAAATATCTAAGCGCTTGGGGAATGGAGCAAATTAGCCCAAAAGAGTTACCTCGTGCCGCCAGTGATGTACCCAATATTGTCCAGTCAAATCAGGTAAATTGTATTGTGGCCCAACAATATGTGATCCAACATTACTGGCAGCTAGATGATGAAAGCAGTCAGCATTGGTTTGCTAATTTGGGTGTGCCAATTGTATTACTGTCACCTAATTATGATCAGCAAATCGAAGAGATAGAAAATGTAGGTGTGAAGTTGGGAGCACAACCTTTGTTTCCCAGCCTCTTTTACCGGGCCTTGAAAGTGGCATTAGCGATTGAAGATTATTTGGCTGATCGCTTAACGGCAATGCCAAAAGTCGAAGTTCCTAAGTTGGAATTTGCTGGAAAGATTTTAGTCGCTGAAGATCACCCTACCAACCAGCAGGTCATCAGACAGCAGTTAAAACTACTGGGGGTGAATGCCCATTTGGTTGAAAACGGCGTAGAAGCGCTAAAGGCTTGGCGGACTGGTGACTATGATTTAATTATTTCTGATTGCCATATGCCTGAAATGGATGGCTATACCCTGACCCAAACCATTCGAGAAGAAGAACAGCAACGGGGGCAGAGCAGAACGCCTGTTATTGCCTTAACAGCCAGTGCCCTTGCAGGTGATGCCCAAAAGTGCCGGAATGCAGGAATGGATGATTTCATTACCAAACCGGTAACCATCCCAGAGTTGGGGAAAATTCTTCGTTACTGGTTGGGTAAGACGATAATTAATCAGCGTGATAAAAAAGAGGCTGTTGTACAGCAAATTGATGAACCCCCTGATGCTCCTGTTCAGATTAATCAACTCATTTCATTGTTTGGTGATCTGGTATTAGTGAATAAAATGTTGCGGGACTTTATCAGTCAAACTCAACAAGATGTTACAAAATTAAATCAGTCAGTCGAGGCTCACCAGGCAAAGGAAGTAGCAGAAACGGCCCATCGAATTAAAGGAGCCGCTAAAATTATTGAGGCAAATACATTAGCGGAGAACAGTCTCTCACTAGAAATGGCTGCGAAGGGAGGAGACTGGTCAGGTATCACTCATTATGCAGATCAAGTGAGTGGTGAATTTACCCATTTACAACAATATTTTGATGAACAGTTTAACCAGGAATGA
- a CDS encoding methyl-accepting chemotaxis protein — translation MIPKSIRARFILLFVAVVSVVLFVFGYYNYSSAKASLEEELNTQAENATKRLSVSLPGPIWNYEPEFINSNVTSEMQAAKFIAGIQVKSKSDVLALFGRDEERKVVKAKAAPDNYSSTIEKELIFDDDGDQQNVGTVVMYIDDSFVKAKLKENLIIQIVQGLVLDTLIACLIMVIVSRIVITPLRNVTDAINDIAGGGGDLTQRLETKSATEVSELATGFNAFVAKLQAIIRELSHVSVQLLSSSQDSGNIINEQTEGILSQQTKIDMVATATSEMSQSISSVADNANSASESAQDANNKASEGTHVVNQAVNAIQSLADEITAVTHATQQLITEGENIGTVLDVIKSISEQTNLLALNAAIEAARAGEAGRGFAVVADEVRTLAQKTNESTDEIHQSILNLRSCSETVEKGIVNLEHHANSGVEKVTEAGSAIAKILDAVNTITEMNSHIAEASQEQSQVISEINENIVNIAVVAEETVERSKETLSKSNEVEGLANQVQAVVGRFKI, via the coding sequence ATGATTCCAAAAAGTATTCGTGCCCGCTTTATTTTACTATTTGTAGCTGTAGTTTCCGTCGTGCTGTTTGTATTTGGCTACTACAACTACAGCTCTGCAAAAGCTAGCCTGGAAGAAGAGTTAAATACCCAAGCCGAAAACGCCACTAAACGGTTATCTGTTAGTTTACCTGGCCCCATCTGGAATTATGAGCCTGAGTTTATCAACAGTAATGTTACCTCTGAAATGCAGGCAGCCAAGTTTATTGCAGGTATTCAAGTTAAGTCTAAAAGTGACGTATTGGCACTATTTGGTAGAGATGAAGAACGTAAAGTTGTTAAAGCGAAAGCAGCACCTGATAATTATTCCAGCACAATAGAAAAAGAGCTGATTTTTGATGATGATGGTGACCAGCAGAATGTGGGAACTGTTGTTATGTATATTGACGACTCATTCGTCAAAGCCAAATTAAAAGAAAACCTCATCATCCAAATTGTCCAAGGGCTGGTTTTAGATACACTAATTGCTTGTTTAATCATGGTTATAGTTAGTCGAATAGTTATTACACCATTACGTAATGTCACTGATGCGATTAACGACATCGCCGGTGGTGGCGGTGATTTAACTCAGCGTTTGGAAACTAAGAGTGCCACAGAAGTCAGTGAGTTAGCGACTGGCTTTAATGCCTTTGTTGCCAAATTACAGGCTATTATTCGAGAGTTAAGCCATGTTTCGGTGCAGTTACTTTCTTCTTCTCAAGACAGTGGCAATATTATCAATGAACAAACCGAAGGCATTTTAAGCCAACAAACAAAAATTGATATGGTGGCCACAGCCACCTCAGAAATGTCTCAATCGATCAGTTCAGTAGCGGATAACGCAAATTCTGCATCTGAATCTGCTCAAGATGCCAATAATAAGGCTTCAGAAGGTACACATGTGGTGAACCAAGCTGTTAATGCTATTCAGTCATTAGCCGATGAAATCACTGCTGTTACCCATGCCACCCAACAGTTAATTACTGAAGGCGAAAATATTGGTACTGTATTAGATGTCATTAAAAGCATTTCTGAACAAACCAATTTACTTGCACTTAATGCTGCGATTGAAGCAGCACGCGCCGGTGAAGCAGGAAGAGGGTTTGCGGTAGTCGCTGATGAGGTACGTACGCTGGCACAAAAAACCAATGAGTCTACTGATGAAATACACCAAAGCATTTTAAATTTACGGTCTTGTAGCGAAACCGTAGAAAAAGGCATTGTCAATCTGGAGCATCACGCTAATAGTGGGGTAGAAAAAGTAACCGAAGCCGGTTCTGCTATTGCCAAAATATTAGATGCAGTGAATACCATCACTGAAATGAACTCTCATATTGCTGAAGCATCTCAAGAGCAGAGCCAGGTTATCAGCGAAATTAATGAAAACATTGTTAACATAGCAGTGGTGGCAGAAGAAACCGTAGAACGCTCTAAAGAAACGCTCAGTAAAAGTAATGAAGTTGAAGGGCTGGCAAACCAGGTCCAAGCCGTGGTGGGCCGATTTAAAATTTAA
- a CDS encoding response regulator encodes MNTSVADLTIVVLEDHEFQRNYLLLLLKQLGVSKLLEAEDGESALNLVSEHNVDVVICDLKLPGMHGAEFLHHLGKRGFEGGVIIASEEQQSVLEHSFQVAKMVGLQVIGTVAKPLRAEWLESALTGFCRE; translated from the coding sequence ATGAACACATCAGTTGCTGATCTAACCATTGTTGTGCTGGAAGATCATGAGTTTCAGCGTAATTATTTATTGTTATTGCTAAAACAGTTGGGTGTTAGTAAATTATTGGAAGCTGAAGATGGTGAGTCGGCATTAAACCTTGTGAGTGAACATAATGTCGATGTGGTGATTTGTGATTTAAAACTACCAGGGATGCATGGTGCTGAATTTCTTCATCACTTAGGCAAACGAGGCTTTGAAGGGGGCGTTATTATTGCCAGTGAAGAGCAACAATCAGTACTAGAGCATAGTTTTCAGGTAGCGAAAATGGTGGGGTTGCAGGTAATTGGTACAGTAGCCAAGCCGTTACGAGCTGAATGGTTGGAGAGTGCTTTAACTGGCTTTTGCAGGGAGTAA
- the aceK gene encoding bifunctional isocitrate dehydrogenase kinase/phosphatase, which translates to MEKQQAAEQIADLILTGFSHYRLRFSEITLGARRRFERAAWGEVQRASSGRINLYDKAVAEVVAELYLHVPGDYVSLGIWCHAKRAYHQLIASRTDYELAETFFNSIFCRVFRHHAISKDSLFVQSSFTAPPLGSQQPIYNRYLPQQGLVALIKQILMDYAFAIPYENLRRDISHIIYCIKQEMGEAFASETASHVDIIKSVFYRNKAAYLVGRIITEKQVKPFVLPLLNNGQGAAYVDTLIMDPDEVSIIFSFTRSYFMVLAPIPSEYVQFLHELLPWKQRYELYISIGFYKHGKTEFYRDFLSHLAQTDDQFIIAPGVKGMVMTVFTLASSQTVFKIIKDYFDPPKEVNKAMVKEKYQLVKIHDRVGRMADTQEFAHFAFPKNRFAPELLAELENVARSNLTITDDQVIIHHLYTERKMIPLNLYIKEVTGETLAAVLDEYGNAIKQLAAANIFPGDMLLKNFGVTRHGRVVFYDYDEICYLTECNFRKIPPPRFPEDEMAAEPWYSVAPNDVFPEEFGVFLFADPKIRQQFIQLHPELFDANYWQELQRLIEQGQVMDVYPYRRIRRFKRRPANQLQKGSKTVLN; encoded by the coding sequence GTGGAAAAACAACAAGCTGCAGAACAAATTGCTGATTTAATCTTAACGGGCTTTAGCCATTATCGTTTACGTTTCAGTGAAATAACCTTAGGAGCACGACGTCGTTTTGAACGAGCTGCCTGGGGAGAGGTTCAGCGAGCATCCAGTGGGCGAATTAATTTATACGATAAAGCCGTTGCTGAAGTCGTGGCTGAATTATACCTGCATGTGCCAGGTGATTATGTGTCATTAGGCATTTGGTGTCATGCCAAGCGAGCTTATCATCAGTTGATAGCTAGCCGTACTGACTATGAATTAGCTGAAACCTTTTTTAATTCGATTTTTTGCCGGGTATTTCGTCACCATGCCATTAGTAAAGATAGCTTATTTGTGCAGTCTTCCTTTACAGCGCCGCCGCTAGGGAGTCAGCAGCCGATTTATAATCGTTATCTACCTCAGCAAGGTTTGGTTGCACTGATTAAGCAAATATTAATGGACTATGCTTTTGCTATTCCTTACGAGAATTTACGCCGCGATATCAGTCATATTATTTATTGTATTAAACAGGAAATGGGCGAGGCATTTGCCAGTGAAACTGCTAGTCATGTGGATATTATCAAGTCAGTTTTTTATCGGAATAAAGCCGCTTATTTAGTGGGGCGTATTATTACTGAAAAGCAGGTAAAGCCATTTGTGTTGCCATTATTAAATAATGGCCAGGGGGCAGCCTATGTTGATACCCTAATTATGGATCCTGATGAGGTCAGTATTATTTTTAGTTTTACCCGGTCCTACTTTATGGTGCTAGCGCCCATCCCTTCAGAGTATGTGCAGTTCTTACATGAGTTATTACCCTGGAAACAACGTTATGAATTATACATTTCTATTGGTTTTTATAAGCATGGCAAAACCGAGTTTTATCGAGACTTTTTATCCCACTTAGCGCAAACTGATGACCAATTTATTATTGCACCTGGGGTAAAAGGGATGGTCATGACAGTATTTACCCTTGCTTCTAGCCAGACGGTTTTTAAAATTATTAAAGACTATTTTGACCCGCCTAAAGAAGTAAATAAAGCAATGGTCAAAGAAAAATATCAGTTGGTGAAAATCCACGACCGGGTGGGGCGGATGGCAGATACCCAGGAGTTTGCTCATTTTGCCTTTCCTAAAAACCGCTTTGCTCCGGAATTATTAGCTGAGTTGGAAAATGTGGCTCGTTCGAATTTAACCATTACCGATGATCAAGTGATTATCCATCATTTGTATACTGAGCGAAAAATGATCCCGCTCAATTTATATATCAAAGAGGTAACAGGAGAGACATTAGCCGCAGTTTTGGATGAGTATGGCAATGCTATCAAACAACTGGCGGCAGCAAATATTTTTCCAGGCGATATGTTGCTGAAAAACTTCGGCGTAACCCGTCATGGGCGAGTGGTATTTTATGATTATGATGAAATTTGTTATCTAACGGAATGCAACTTTCGAAAAATTCCGCCACCGCGCTTTCCTGAAGATGAAATGGCTGCTGAGCCTTGGTACTCGGTGGCACCTAATGATGTTTTTCCTGAAGAGTTTGGGGTGTTTCTTTTTGCTGATCCCAAAATTCGCCAACAATTTATTCAGTTACATCCTGAACTGTTTGATGCTAATTACTGGCAAGAGCTACAACGGCTAATAGAGCAAGGACAAGTGATGGATGTTTATCCTTATCGGCGGATCAGGCGGTTTAAGCGAAGGCCTGCCAACCAGCTGCAAAAAGGCTCAAAAACAGTACTGAACTAG